One Pseudomonas sp. MM213 genomic window, GAAGCCAGTCAAAAGCGCCCAACCCGCCGGCATCGAACCGGCCCCTGAAGCCGTGCACCTGATCTCCGAAGCCGAGCGCCTCGCCTACGCCGACCGTGCACAGTACGTCGCCGACAGCGACTTCGTGCCCGTCCCGGTCAAAGGCCTGGTGGACCCGACCTATCTGGCCAGCCGCGCCGCCCTGATCGGCGATCGCAGTATGGGCACGGCCAAACCCGGCACCCCGCCGGGCATTCAGGTCGCCTACGCGCCGGACCGTTCGCCACTGCGCATTTCCACCTCTCAGGTGGTGGCGGTCGATGACCTGGGCGGTGCGGTGTCGATGACCACCACGGTCGAATCCGCGTTCGGCTCACACCTGATGGTCCAGGGCTTTCTGCTCAACAACCAGATGACCGACTTCTCGTTCATCCCCGAAGAAAACGGGCAAAAGGTCGCCAACCGCGTCGAACCCGGCAAACGCCCGCGCTCGTCCATGGCGCCGACCCTGATCTTCGACCGCCAGAGCGGCGAATTCCTCGCCACCATCGGCTCTCCCGGCGGCTCGCAAATCATCGAGTACGTGGCCAAATCCACCCTCGGCCTGCTGGACTGGAACCTAGACCCGCAAACCGCCATCAATCTGCCCAACTTCGGCAGCCGCAACGGCCCGACCGAACTGGAACGCGGGCAGTTCAGCGCCGAGCTGATTCAGGCGCTGAAGGACAAGGGGCACAACGTGAGCGAGATCGACATGACCAGCGGGACACAGGCGATTCTCCGGGTCAGGGATGCACAGGGGAAGGTTTCGCTGGCGGGTGGAGCGGATCCGCGTCGGGAGGGGGAAGCGTTGGGGGATTGAGTCCTGCGCAGTGCTGAAAGCCGGATGCTCCTGAATCCGTTGCCGGAGCGAGCTGGCTCGCGAAAAACGTCTGGAGAACGCGGTCATTCAGATAGCACGCGTTATCGTTGACGATCTTCGCTGGCAAGCCAGCTCCTACAGGGAAATACGTCGTTTGAGAGGCTGAGCCTGAACAATCGCACGCAAACTAACGAGAAATCTTCAATACCTGCCGCGCCCTGTGCTTTTCCAGCGCCAGCTCGATCAGACGACTGACCAGCTCGCTGTACGTCATGCCCGTGGCCTGCCACAACTTGGGGTACATGCTGATGCGGGTGAAACCGGGCAGCGAGTTGATCTCGTTGATCAGTACTTCACCGCTGTCCGTCAGGAACACATCGACCCGCGCCAGCCCGGAGCAGCCGAGCACCTGAAACGCCTCGACGGCCAGGGCACGAATGCGTTCGCTGGCTTCGGTGCTGATGTCAGCCGGAACCACCACTTGCGCCGCCTGTGCGTCGATGTACTTGCTGTCGTAGGAATAAAACCCGCTGCGCACGACGATTTCGCCACAGCCACTGGCGATAGCGTCTTCGTTGCCGAGCACCGCGCATTCGATCTCCCGACCGCTGACGGCTGATTCGACCAGCACTTTCTCATCGAAACCCAAGGCCAATTCGATCGCTGCCGTGTACTCGGCCTCATCGTTGACCTTGCTCACACCCACCGAAGAGCCCTGATTCGCCGGTTTGACGAACAGCGGCAGCCCGAGTTTGCCCCGGACCTCGGCGAACCCGGTGCGCTTGGCGGTTGCGCGGGTCAGGGTCACGAACGGCGTCACCGCCAACCCGGCATCGCGCAGCAGGCGTTTGCTGATGTCCTTGTCCATGCACACCGCAGAGCCCAGCACATCGGAGCCGACAAACGGCAGATCGGCCATGCGCAGCAACCCTTGCAGGCAACCGTCTTCACCCAGCGTGCCGTGGACGATCGGGAAGATCACATCAACGTGGCCCAACAGCTCCTGACTGGAAGTTTCCACCAATTGCTGACGGGTTTTGCCCGGCACCACGGCGAGTTCGCGGTTGGATTGGTTGAGGGCGATCAGCGCCGGGTTTTCCTGGTTGAGCAGGAAATTCGACGGGTCGTTCAAGTGCCAATGACCCTGTTTATCGATACCGATCAACACCGGATCGAAGCGCGAACGATCCAGTGCGTCGACGATGTTTTTCGCCGATTGCAGCGACACTTCGTGCTCCGCCGAACGGCCGCCAAAAATAATGCCTACCCGCAGTTTGCTCATTCAGAACTCCTTAGCGACTGGCCACCAGATGCGCACCGAACAACAGGTAGCAACTGCCGGCAAAGCGATCCAGCCATTGGCGCGAACGGTCGTACACCCGCGCCATCCGACGGCTGGAGAAAACCAGCGCCACGCTG contains:
- the ddlA gene encoding D-alanine--D-alanine ligase, which encodes MSKLRVGIIFGGRSAEHEVSLQSAKNIVDALDRSRFDPVLIGIDKQGHWHLNDPSNFLLNQENPALIALNQSNRELAVVPGKTRQQLVETSSQELLGHVDVIFPIVHGTLGEDGCLQGLLRMADLPFVGSDVLGSAVCMDKDISKRLLRDAGLAVTPFVTLTRATAKRTGFAEVRGKLGLPLFVKPANQGSSVGVSKVNDEAEYTAAIELALGFDEKVLVESAVSGREIECAVLGNEDAIASGCGEIVVRSGFYSYDSKYIDAQAAQVVVPADISTEASERIRALAVEAFQVLGCSGLARVDVFLTDSGEVLINEINSLPGFTRISMYPKLWQATGMTYSELVSRLIELALEKHRARQVLKISR